The Nocardia terpenica genome has a segment encoding these proteins:
- a CDS encoding AsnC family transcriptional regulator: MPQPLVGTDHALATALLATPRASWRELARRLGISERTVVRRVPPLFDRGVLRATAVRNPAYFPDLIAMALRIRSTRDRIRSLATALARRPDVFGVGLLGGGSEIGALLFLDGIAARDALLRDLPDTLAVTSWDERRIIRIFPAAHDIWPGPREPRLGIGLEDPLDPPEPLPIDRPLIDALIRDGRATYTDLSRAAGITVHAARRRLDLLLRSRVVRPITVVDPTLLGLTSQALLWLSAPPASLEQIGRRLGTHPRVFFAATMTGPANLLIGVAARDPEELSDFRTGGALREVTTVETAEILTPPETFARQRMLTTPAPACAASTALGRESMRSLW, encoded by the coding sequence GTGCCGCAGCCGCTGGTGGGGACCGATCATGCGCTCGCGACCGCGTTGCTGGCTACTCCCCGTGCCTCGTGGCGGGAGTTGGCGCGGCGGCTCGGGATCTCCGAACGCACTGTCGTGCGCCGGGTTCCGCCGCTGTTCGATCGGGGCGTGCTGCGCGCGACGGCGGTGCGGAATCCGGCATATTTCCCCGACCTCATCGCAATGGCGCTGCGCATCCGGTCCACGCGCGACCGCATCCGCTCCCTCGCCACCGCCCTGGCCCGGCGGCCGGACGTCTTCGGGGTCGGCCTGCTCGGCGGCGGCTCCGAGATCGGCGCACTGCTGTTCCTGGACGGCATCGCCGCCCGCGACGCCCTGCTGCGCGACCTACCCGACACGCTCGCGGTGACCTCCTGGGACGAGCGGCGCATCATACGAATCTTCCCCGCCGCCCACGACATCTGGCCAGGCCCCCGCGAACCGCGGCTGGGCATCGGCCTGGAGGACCCGCTCGACCCGCCCGAACCCCTCCCCATCGACCGACCGCTGATCGACGCCCTGATCCGCGACGGCCGCGCCACCTACACCGACCTCTCACGCGCCGCCGGAATCACCGTCCACGCCGCACGCCGCCGACTCGACCTCCTCCTGCGGTCGCGCGTGGTCCGCCCCATCACCGTCGTCGACCCGACCCTACTCGGCCTGACATCCCAAGCCCTGCTATGGCTTTCGGCCCCACCCGCATCGCTCGAACAAATAGGCCGCCGCCTCGGCACGCACCCCCGAGTCTTCTTCGCCGCAACAATGACCGGCCCCGCAAACCTTCTGATCGGAGTAGCCGCCCGCGACCCCGAAGAACTCTCCGACTTCCGCACCGGCGGCGCCCTCCGCGAGGTAACAACGGTAGAAACCGCCGAAATCCTGACCCCCCCCGAAACCTTTGCTCGACAGCGCATGTTGACAACCCCCGCCCCAGCGTGCGCGGCATCCACTGCTCTCGGCCGGGAATCTATGCGATCTTTGTGGTAG
- a CDS encoding serine hydrolase: MLSICAVRRDESPFYAINSEVAHDAASTVKAAVLAALYRGDTDLDALVSVHDRFASAVPGRWFHNRPDADSDPAPWRRLGGRATVRWLATRMITHSSNLATNLCVEHIGLTAIARVLRDTGATGTRMERLIDDHPAREAGTTNEVTAAGLAQLLLEMRPDELEVLERNAFRDDLPAGLPHRTRIAFKNGWFHGVRHSGALVFPTDAPPYALAVCYTGPLANGRAVGDPASRLLARISAQVWDLRRN; this comes from the coding sequence ATGCTGTCGATCTGCGCGGTTCGGCGTGACGAAAGCCCGTTCTACGCAATCAATTCCGAGGTCGCCCACGATGCGGCGAGCACGGTGAAGGCGGCGGTGCTGGCGGCGCTGTACCGCGGCGACACCGATCTCGACGCGCTCGTCTCGGTGCACGACCGTTTCGCCTCGGCGGTTCCCGGCCGCTGGTTCCACAATCGGCCCGACGCCGACAGCGACCCCGCGCCCTGGCGCCGGCTGGGCGGCCGGGCCACGGTCCGCTGGCTGGCCACCCGCATGATCACGCACTCGTCGAATCTGGCGACCAACCTCTGCGTCGAACACATCGGGCTGACCGCGATCGCCCGCGTGCTGCGCGACACCGGGGCCACCGGCACCCGCATGGAGCGGCTCATCGACGATCACCCCGCCCGCGAGGCGGGCACCACCAACGAGGTGACCGCCGCGGGCTTGGCGCAACTCCTGCTCGAGATGCGCCCCGACGAGCTGGAGGTGCTGGAGCGCAATGCCTTTCGCGACGACCTGCCCGCCGGGCTCCCGCACCGCACCCGAATCGCGTTCAAGAACGGCTGGTTTCACGGTGTGCGGCACAGCGGCGCACTCGTCTTCCCCACGGACGCACCGCCGTACGCGCTGGCGGTGTGCTACACCGGCCCCCTGGCCAATGGCCGGGCCGTCGGCGATCCGGCCTCGCGGCTGCTGGCCCGCATCTCCGCGCAGGTGTGGGACCTGCGGCGCAACTGA
- a CDS encoding asparaginase translates to MVVESGWPRVSFGAAGRNRDIGVRAIWAGHDAMSAGRGDPWVLRCLRITRYAAGVSDYVGCRVVVFALGGTIAMTRSAEGGVVPALSARELVGGVPGLGESGVAVEVVDFRQVSGASLAFSDITALAGAIRVLPEGVDGVVVTQGTDSIEETSYLLDLLHGGERPVVVTGAMRNPTLAGADGPANLLGAVLTAAHPEARGQGCLVVFDDEIHAARRVHKTHTAATGAFRSPDGGPLGYLVEGRPRFLNRLPHRFLVPADNIAGVRIPIHTVVLGDDGTTLHPLAGRIDGLVVAAFGAGHVPAELVPVLERLAAEVPVVLASRTGAGSVLETTYGFAGSERDLLARGLIPAGFLSPIKARILLAALLATGRDRDTLRTAITVAGGSGDPGDWPLR, encoded by the coding sequence ATGGTGGTCGAATCTGGCTGGCCGCGAGTGTCTTTCGGTGCAGCGGGGCGAAATCGGGATATAGGCGTTCGGGCGATATGGGCAGGTCATGATGCGATGTCGGCGGGGCGGGGCGATCCGTGGGTGCTTCGCTGCCTGCGCATCACTCGCTACGCTGCCGGGGTGTCCGATTATGTTGGCTGCCGTGTCGTCGTCTTTGCTCTCGGGGGGACTATTGCCATGACCAGGTCGGCGGAGGGGGGTGTGGTGCCCGCGTTGTCTGCGCGGGAGTTGGTCGGGGGTGTTCCGGGGCTGGGTGAGAGTGGGGTTGCGGTGGAGGTGGTGGACTTTCGGCAGGTTTCGGGGGCGTCGTTGGCGTTTTCCGATATTACTGCGCTGGCGGGGGCGATTCGGGTGTTGCCGGAGGGGGTGGATGGGGTTGTGGTTACGCAGGGGACCGATTCCATCGAGGAAACCTCCTATCTGTTGGATTTGTTGCATGGGGGTGAGCGGCCGGTGGTGGTTACGGGGGCCATGCGGAATCCGACGCTTGCGGGTGCGGACGGGCCCGCGAATTTGCTGGGCGCGGTGCTGACCGCCGCGCATCCCGAGGCGCGCGGGCAGGGGTGTCTGGTGGTCTTCGACGATGAGATCCATGCCGCTCGGCGGGTGCACAAGACCCATACCGCCGCCACGGGCGCCTTCCGCTCCCCCGACGGCGGGCCGCTGGGCTATCTGGTGGAGGGTCGGCCTCGGTTTCTCAATCGGCTCCCGCACCGGTTCCTCGTTCCCGCCGATAATATTGCGGGGGTTCGCATTCCGATTCACACCGTCGTTCTCGGCGACGACGGCACCACGTTGCATCCGCTCGCCGGGCGGATCGATGGCCTGGTGGTGGCGGCCTTCGGTGCGGGGCACGTGCCCGCCGAGTTGGTGCCGGTGCTGGAGCGGCTCGCGGCCGAGGTGCCGGTCGTGCTGGCCTCGCGGACGGGGGCCGGGTCGGTGCTGGAAACCACCTATGGGTTCGCCGGATCCGAGCGGGACCTGCTTGCCCGCGGGCTGATACCCGCGGGCTTCCTCAGTCCGATCAAGGCGCGAATCCTGTTGGCCGCGTTGCTCGCAACGGGGCGCGACCGGGACACGCTGCGCACGGCGATCACGGTGGCGGGTGGCAGCGGTGACCCCGGGGACTGGCCGCTGCGCTGA
- a CDS encoding haloacid dehalogenase type II, translated as MVEFDPGRLRVLVFDIFGTTVDWYTGVADQAAEIFRAAGVELDAGTFAEEWRGMYLPAMQRVRDGDRDWAYLDTLHRESLDSLLERHGVGAAVDEQQRRNLVRAWHILPAWPDAVAGLARLRQHYTVVALSNGGFALLTRLIKAANLPFDSIVSAELARTYKPDPQVYLTASGLLDVAPEQTLMIACHIWDLTGARAAGLHTAFVERPGEKGPRIPADRPEDAAADLTAGNFVELAELLGC; from the coding sequence ATGGTCGAATTCGATCCGGGACGGCTCCGGGTACTGGTGTTCGATATCTTCGGGACCACCGTGGACTGGTATACCGGCGTCGCCGACCAAGCCGCCGAGATCTTCCGTGCGGCCGGGGTCGAACTGGATGCCGGGACCTTCGCCGAGGAATGGCGCGGCATGTATCTGCCTGCCATGCAACGGGTTCGCGACGGCGACCGGGACTGGGCCTACCTCGACACCCTGCATCGCGAGTCGCTGGACAGCCTGCTGGAGCGGCACGGCGTCGGCGCGGCCGTGGACGAGCAGCAGCGCCGAAACCTGGTGCGCGCCTGGCACATTCTCCCCGCCTGGCCCGACGCCGTCGCGGGCCTGGCCCGCCTGCGCCAGCACTACACCGTGGTCGCCCTCTCCAACGGTGGCTTCGCCCTGCTCACCCGCCTGATCAAGGCCGCGAACCTCCCCTTCGACAGCATCGTTTCTGCCGAACTGGCCCGCACCTACAAACCCGACCCACAGGTCTACCTGACCGCCTCCGGACTCCTGGACGTCGCCCCCGAACAGACCCTCATGATCGCCTGCCACATCTGGGATCTCACCGGGGCACGGGCAGCGGGGCTGCACACGGCATTCGTGGAACGACCGGGGGAGAAGGGCCCGCGCATTCCCGCGGACCGTCCCGAGGACGCGGCCGCCGACCTGACGGCCGGAAACTTCGTCGAGCTCGCGGAACTGCTCGGCTGCTGA
- a CDS encoding neutral/alkaline ceramidase encodes MRVSRRSMLAGTAAATVAGGLRGAGPAAAQQVRRDEDGQSYLIGCGIADITGAPAGQGMMGYSELDQVATGLLMRCRARAYIVVDRKTGDRVVFVNADNACLFQSVHLAVLQRLAQRFGDTYTERNVNINATHNHNSCGGTAREYAYSLAAYGFQQNSHRAEVNGIVAAIARAHDRLAPGEILLGHGELHDAAANRSRVAFELNPPEDRAQFPNAIDPQVTVLRLRQGGRDIGAITWYATHGTSLTDRNTLLSADNKGYASYRWEHDEMGVRYLDGQPGFVAAFAQTNPGDITPNLNVIPWHPSGPTENNRVNCALIGERQYQAGRAAFAAARPMSSGGVDAVLRYVNMGDTAIDGDYTPDGRPARTSPAMMGASAAATSSEDNWNTQLPFLQEGDTNPVVAALGGVNGPIEQWMRDVQAPKLIVAPLGTLPPRPWVPLVLPIQILRIGDLVLASGPAEYTVVSGLRIRRLVARALGAPLENVLMQGYANGYSGYVTTPEEYVSQQYEGGETLFGRWTLSAYMQEFDRLARALAARTDPGRGPAPLDWTSGLQPDLLPPVPPDVPVAGHRFGDVLTAPQPSYATGQTVSVDFVGAHPNNDFHTDGTYFVVERWAGGQWAGVCDDNDWCTELHWSRPEGQPAASVIRIEWTVPEGTEAGRYRIRYTGDSRDAGGVVTGFTGVSPEFAIG; translated from the coding sequence ATGCGGGTCTCTCGGCGATCCATGCTGGCCGGTACCGCGGCCGCGACGGTTGCGGGTGGGCTGCGGGGTGCGGGACCCGCTGCGGCGCAACAGGTTCGGCGCGACGAGGACGGCCAGAGCTATCTGATCGGCTGCGGCATCGCCGATATCACCGGCGCGCCCGCCGGGCAGGGCATGATGGGCTACTCCGAGCTGGATCAGGTGGCGACCGGGCTGCTCATGCGGTGCCGGGCGCGCGCCTACATCGTGGTCGACCGGAAGACCGGGGACCGCGTGGTCTTCGTCAATGCCGACAATGCCTGCCTGTTCCAGTCCGTGCATCTGGCGGTATTGCAGCGGCTGGCCCAGCGGTTCGGTGACACCTACACCGAGCGCAATGTCAATATCAATGCCACCCACAATCACAACTCCTGCGGCGGCACCGCCCGCGAGTACGCCTACTCGCTGGCCGCCTACGGTTTTCAGCAGAATTCGCATCGGGCCGAGGTGAACGGCATCGTGGCCGCCATCGCGCGGGCGCACGACCGGCTCGCTCCCGGTGAGATCCTGCTGGGCCACGGGGAATTGCACGATGCCGCGGCGAATCGGTCGCGGGTGGCGTTCGAGCTCAACCCGCCCGAGGACAGGGCGCAGTTCCCGAACGCGATCGATCCGCAGGTCACGGTGCTGCGCTTGCGGCAGGGCGGCCGCGATATCGGCGCCATCACCTGGTATGCGACGCATGGAACCTCGCTGACGGATCGCAATACTCTCCTGTCCGCCGACAACAAGGGCTATGCCAGTTACCGCTGGGAGCACGACGAGATGGGCGTGCGATATCTCGACGGGCAGCCCGGTTTCGTGGCCGCGTTCGCGCAGACCAATCCCGGGGACATCACCCCGAACCTGAATGTCATCCCCTGGCATCCGTCCGGGCCGACCGAGAACAATCGGGTCAATTGCGCCCTCATCGGCGAGCGCCAATATCAGGCCGGGCGTGCGGCCTTCGCGGCGGCGCGGCCGATGTCCAGCGGAGGCGTGGACGCGGTGCTGCGGTATGTGAACATGGGCGACACCGCGATCGATGGCGACTACACCCCCGATGGCAGGCCCGCGCGCACCAGCCCGGCCATGATGGGCGCCTCCGCCGCCGCCACCAGTTCGGAGGACAACTGGAATACGCAGTTGCCGTTCCTTCAAGAGGGCGACACCAATCCGGTGGTGGCCGCGCTGGGCGGGGTGAACGGACCGATCGAGCAGTGGATGCGGGATGTGCAGGCGCCCAAGCTGATCGTGGCACCGCTGGGGACTCTGCCGCCCCGGCCGTGGGTGCCGCTGGTGCTGCCGATTCAGATTCTGCGGATCGGTGACCTGGTACTGGCGTCCGGGCCCGCGGAATACACGGTGGTGTCGGGGTTGCGGATCCGGCGGCTGGTGGCGCGGGCGCTCGGGGCGCCGCTGGAGAACGTGCTGATGCAGGGGTACGCCAATGGGTACAGCGGGTATGTGACCACGCCCGAGGAGTACGTGTCCCAGCAGTACGAGGGCGGGGAGACGCTGTTCGGGCGGTGGACGCTGTCGGCGTACATGCAGGAATTCGACCGGCTGGCACGGGCTTTGGCGGCGCGCACCGATCCGGGCCGGGGTCCCGCGCCGTTGGACTGGACCTCGGGATTGCAGCCGGACCTGCTGCCGCCGGTGCCGCCGGACGTGCCGGTGGCCGGACATCGGTTCGGGGACGTGCTCACCGCGCCGCAGCCCTCGTACGCGACAGGGCAAACGGTGTCGGTGGATTTCGTGGGTGCGCACCCCAACAACGACTTCCATACCGACGGAACGTATTTCGTGGTCGAGCGGTGGGCCGGTGGGCAGTGGGCCGGGGTGTGCGACGATAACGACTGGTGTACCGAGTTGCACTGGTCACGGCCGGAAGGGCAGCCCGCGGCGTCGGTGATCAGGATCGAGTGGACCGTGCCGGAGGGTACCGAGGCCGGGCGGTATCGGATTCGGTACACCGGCGACAGCCGCGACGCCGGGGGAGTGGTCACCGGATTCACCGGCGTCTCACCGGAATTCGCGATCGGCTAG
- a CDS encoding DoxX family protein yields MLLRRLARPLLASAFVVDGVDTLMHPEPRAKAATTLVERGERRLPPQLASKLPSDPGTVVRANAAAQVGAGVLLALGRMPRLSALVLACTVVPATVTEQDFWNENDPDRRGAKRAAFLKDMGLLGGLMIAAADTEGKPSLGWRGRRAARRAAAALPFTASADPLRDRLYHQATRGRHLAESLAEAAQTHGTELAEAAKSRGAELTDTALQRGTEAADVAKHRGTELAKVARHRGTDWAEVAKHRGADWADVARHRSADWADVAKHRGADWADVAKHRGADVAKHRGADWADVAKHRGADWADVAKARGADWAEVAKQRGSEIAEVAKQRGAELAETARERGPELAETAQQQGKRAARQARRKASELAEITRTRTGTH; encoded by the coding sequence ATGTTGCTTCGCCGTCTCGCCCGCCCATTGCTGGCATCCGCCTTCGTCGTGGACGGGGTCGACACACTCATGCATCCCGAGCCGCGCGCGAAAGCGGCCACGACGCTGGTGGAGCGCGGCGAACGACGACTGCCACCGCAACTGGCATCGAAGCTGCCCTCGGATCCGGGCACGGTGGTGCGGGCCAATGCCGCCGCCCAGGTGGGCGCCGGGGTCCTGCTGGCCCTCGGCCGGATGCCACGGCTGTCCGCGCTGGTGCTGGCCTGCACGGTGGTCCCCGCGACGGTCACCGAGCAGGACTTCTGGAACGAGAACGACCCCGACCGCCGCGGCGCCAAACGCGCCGCCTTCCTCAAGGACATGGGCCTGCTCGGCGGCCTGATGATCGCCGCCGCCGACACCGAGGGCAAACCCTCCCTCGGCTGGCGCGGCCGCCGCGCCGCCCGCCGAGCCGCCGCCGCCCTCCCCTTCACCGCCTCCGCCGACCCCCTCCGAGACCGCCTGTACCACCAGGCAACCCGAGGCCGCCACCTGGCCGAATCCCTGGCCGAAGCCGCCCAGACCCACGGCACCGAACTGGCCGAAGCCGCCAAATCCCGCGGCGCCGAACTCACCGACACCGCCCTCCAACGCGGCACCGAAGCCGCCGACGTGGCCAAACACCGCGGCACGGAACTCGCGAAGGTGGCCCGGCACCGCGGGACCGACTGGGCCGAGGTCGCCAAACACCGCGGGGCCGACTGGGCGGACGTGGCTCGGCATCGGAGCGCGGACTGGGCCGACGTGGCCAAGCATCGCGGAGCCGATTGGGCGGACGTCGCCAAGCATCGTGGGGCCGACGTGGCCAAACATCGCGGGGCCGACTGGGCCGACGTGGCCAAACACCGTGGGGCCGACTGGGCGGACGTGGCCAAGGCTCGGGGGGCGGACTGGGCCGAGGTTGCTAAGCAACGAGGTTCGGAAATCGCCGAGGTCGCCAAGCAACGAGGCGCTGAGTTGGCCGAGACGGCGCGCGAGCGCGGACCGGAATTGGCCGAAACCGCCCAGCAGCAAGGCAAGCGCGCGGCCCGCCAAGCCCGCCGCAAGGCATCGGAACTCGCCGAGATCACGCGAACCCGCACCGGCACCCACTGA
- a CDS encoding beta-glucosidase family protein, translating into MGQRMDDRIEELLARLDLTAKLRLISGAGMFRMAGEPAIGLAEMPISDGPSGVRGEHWDERDPSVSLPSGTALAATWNRELVGEIGALIAAEARRKGVYAVLGPTINLHRTPLGGRHFECFSEDPMLTAELAAAYVSSVQAYGVAACPKHYVANDSETDRFTVDVRADDRTLRELYLYPFERSVAAGAWMVMAAYNSVGGTTMTENPLLAEPLKGSWGFDGVVVSDWTAVRSAEGAAAGTDLCMPGPPLLWGEPLAAAVRAGTVPESAIDDKVRRILRFAERVGALGEPPRPAPAFDDDSARALVRRAAAEAMVLVHNDGVLPLRPGADIALLGPGAAEPRFMGGGSATVIPGHSSTPLEGLKAVAPVTHTPGVRLTEGLVPVPLELVTDPDTGTAGVSLRFLDEAGEVFDAQHRTAGTLVLFGDDSAARAAAIEVRARLRADTDGDWRIGAATVGQIRLTLDGEPVLDEQITPEGSDPLAALLDPPQRAVARTLAAGDEVDVHLCVETSSAIPGLGVIVGVMLGVARPQRPADAEFEAAVAAARAAEVAVVIVGTTEQIESEGVDRTTLRLPGRQDELVAAVAAANPRTVVVVNSGAPVEMPWRTEVAAVLLSWFPGQEFGGALTDILTGATEPGGRLPTTWPATMADAPILNTRPDTTGQLAYDEGIHIGYRAWLRAARTPAYPFGHGIGYTTWELSNLEVDGRTVSVTVRNTGTRTGKQVVQVYLSRPNSTIDRPTRWLSAFETITLPAAHSHRLQIPLPQRSFEHWTPHGWTTEPGPFTAHIGTSSTDLPLTATIE; encoded by the coding sequence ATGGGGCAGCGGATGGACGACCGGATCGAGGAGTTGCTGGCGCGGCTGGATCTGACGGCGAAATTGAGGCTCATCTCCGGGGCGGGGATGTTCCGGATGGCCGGTGAACCGGCGATCGGGCTGGCCGAGATGCCGATCTCCGATGGTCCGTCCGGGGTCCGCGGCGAGCACTGGGACGAGCGCGATCCGTCGGTGAGCCTGCCCTCGGGCACCGCGCTGGCCGCCACCTGGAATCGCGAACTGGTCGGGGAGATCGGCGCGCTGATTGCGGCGGAGGCCCGGCGCAAGGGCGTGTACGCGGTGCTGGGACCGACGATCAATCTGCATCGAACCCCGTTGGGCGGCAGGCATTTCGAATGCTTCTCCGAGGATCCGATGCTGACCGCCGAACTCGCCGCGGCCTATGTGTCTTCGGTGCAGGCGTACGGCGTGGCCGCGTGCCCGAAACACTACGTGGCCAACGACTCCGAGACCGACCGATTCACCGTGGACGTGCGCGCCGACGACCGCACCCTGCGCGAGCTGTATCTCTATCCGTTCGAGCGCAGCGTGGCGGCCGGGGCGTGGATGGTGATGGCCGCCTACAACTCCGTCGGCGGCACCACCATGACCGAGAATCCGCTGCTGGCCGAACCACTCAAGGGCAGTTGGGGTTTCGACGGTGTGGTGGTCTCGGACTGGACCGCCGTGCGCAGCGCCGAGGGCGCGGCGGCGGGCACCGACCTGTGCATGCCCGGCCCGCCGCTGCTGTGGGGCGAGCCGCTGGCGGCCGCCGTGCGCGCGGGCACCGTGCCGGAGTCGGCCATCGACGACAAGGTCCGCCGCATCCTGCGATTCGCCGAACGCGTCGGCGCGCTCGGCGAACCACCGCGCCCGGCACCGGCTTTCGACGACGACAGCGCCCGCGCCCTGGTGCGCCGGGCCGCCGCCGAGGCCATGGTGCTGGTCCACAACGACGGCGTGCTGCCGCTGCGGCCCGGCGCGGATATCGCGCTCCTGGGCCCGGGCGCGGCCGAGCCACGCTTCATGGGCGGCGGCAGCGCCACCGTAATCCCCGGCCACTCCAGCACCCCGCTCGAGGGCCTGAAAGCCGTTGCGCCGGTGACCCATACGCCAGGCGTGCGACTGACCGAGGGGCTGGTGCCGGTCCCGCTGGAGCTGGTCACCGACCCCGACACCGGCACCGCCGGGGTGAGCTTGCGCTTCCTGGACGAGGCGGGGGAGGTGTTCGATGCTCAGCACCGCACCGCGGGCACTCTCGTTCTGTTCGGCGACGATTCGGCCGCCCGGGCCGCCGCGATCGAGGTGCGGGCCCGGCTGCGCGCCGACACCGACGGCGACTGGCGGATCGGGGCGGCCACCGTCGGGCAGATCCGACTCACCCTCGACGGCGAACCGGTGCTCGACGAGCAGATCACACCCGAGGGCTCCGATCCGCTGGCCGCCCTGCTGGATCCGCCGCAGCGCGCGGTAGCGCGCACCCTGGCGGCGGGCGACGAGGTCGATGTGCACCTGTGCGTCGAAACCTCTTCGGCCATCCCCGGTTTGGGTGTGATCGTCGGCGTGATGCTGGGCGTCGCCCGCCCGCAGCGCCCGGCCGACGCGGAATTCGAGGCCGCGGTGGCGGCGGCCCGCGCGGCCGAGGTTGCGGTGGTGATCGTCGGCACCACCGAGCAGATCGAGAGCGAGGGCGTCGACCGCACCACTCTGAGGCTGCCCGGCCGCCAGGACGAACTGGTCGCGGCGGTGGCGGCCGCGAATCCGCGCACGGTCGTGGTGGTGAATTCCGGTGCCCCCGTGGAGATGCCGTGGCGCACCGAGGTAGCGGCGGTGCTCCTGTCCTGGTTCCCCGGCCAGGAATTCGGCGGCGCCCTGACCGACATCCTCACCGGCGCAACCGAACCCGGCGGCCGACTCCCCACCACCTGGCCCGCCACCATGGCCGACGCCCCCATCCTGAACACCCGCCCCGACACCACCGGCCAGCTCGCCTACGACGAGGGCATACACATCGGCTACCGCGCCTGGCTCCGCGCCGCCCGCACCCCGGCCTACCCGTTCGGCCACGGAATCGGCTACACCACATGGGAATTGAGCAACCTCGAGGTCGACGGCCGCACCGTATCCGTTACGGTACGCAACACCGGCACCCGCACAGGCAAACAGGTCGTGCAGGTCTACCTGTCGCGCCCGAACAGCACAATCGACCGCCCAACCCGCTGGCTATCGGCCTTCGAAACAATCACCCTCCCCGCCGCCCACTCCCACCGCCTCCAAATCCCCCTACCACAGCGCTCATTCGAACATTGGACCCCCCACGGCTGGACCACCGAACCAGGCCCATTCACAGCCCACATCGGCACCTCATCCACCGACCTACCACTCACAGCAACCATCGAATAA
- a CDS encoding nitroreductase family deazaflavin-dependent oxidoreductase, protein MLRNPLPAIGRALARRPLVMRAAPAVALLERCVRTLTRGRHGVLDLAGVPSIELTVLGRKSGLPRTVALLYIPDGPDTYLLVGSNWGRPDHPSWSANLNAADHAEIHTRGERFKVRVNRLTGPAREAAWHRATTYWPGYTMEERLAHPRQFRLYQLTRI, encoded by the coding sequence GTGCTGAGGAATCCTTTGCCTGCCATTGGTCGAGCTCTTGCGCGCCGCCCGCTCGTCATGCGGGCCGCGCCCGCCGTCGCCCTGCTGGAACGCTGCGTCCGCACGCTCACCCGCGGCCGCCACGGCGTGCTCGACCTGGCGGGCGTGCCCTCCATCGAACTCACCGTGCTGGGCCGCAAATCCGGCCTCCCCCGCACGGTCGCACTCCTCTACATCCCCGACGGCCCCGACACCTACCTGCTGGTCGGCTCCAATTGGGGCCGCCCCGACCACCCTTCGTGGTCGGCCAACCTGAACGCCGCCGACCACGCCGAAATCCACACCCGCGGCGAACGTTTCAAGGTCCGAGTAAACCGCCTGACCGGCCCCGCCCGCGAAGCCGCCTGGCACCGCGCCACCACCTACTGGCCCGGCTACACCATGGAAGAGCGCCTGGCCCACCCCCGCCAATTCCGCCTCTACCAACTCACCCGAATCTAG
- a CDS encoding HNH endonuclease family protein — protein sequence MTMPSRRFVVGGALAAIAAILVGCRFPAENAAAEADPPPARVAPHPIWIANHTGGQSLTSDLAAANALELLAVLPVHDSAEDTPFDPDAFGPLWSDDVTVAGGHNGCDTRNDILRRDLRDLVTEPGSSGCEVLSGVLHDPYTGADVPALRSSAPTPETATVSVDHVVALADAWRKGAQALSTEERRNFANDPRNLLTVSTAANRDKGDNDAARWLPPNPLFRCSLVITQVEVKSAYRLWVTAPERDAMRGVLTDCGSTRAATSTSKRPA from the coding sequence ATGACCATGCCGTCTCGGCGCTTCGTTGTCGGTGGTGCCCTCGCCGCGATCGCCGCCATCCTGGTGGGCTGTCGATTCCCGGCCGAGAATGCTGCGGCCGAGGCCGATCCGCCACCGGCCCGGGTCGCCCCGCATCCCATCTGGATCGCCAATCACACCGGCGGCCAATCGCTTACCTCCGACCTCGCCGCGGCGAATGCCCTGGAATTGCTGGCCGTGCTGCCGGTGCACGACTCCGCCGAGGACACGCCCTTCGACCCGGACGCTTTCGGTCCGCTCTGGTCCGACGACGTGACCGTGGCGGGCGGCCACAACGGCTGCGACACCCGCAACGACATCCTGCGCCGCGACCTGCGCGACCTGGTGACCGAGCCCGGCAGCAGCGGCTGCGAGGTCCTCTCGGGCGTCCTGCACGACCCGTACACCGGGGCCGACGTCCCCGCCCTGCGCTCGAGCGCGCCGACCCCCGAGACCGCCACCGTGTCGGTCGACCATGTGGTGGCCCTGGCCGACGCCTGGCGCAAGGGCGCCCAGGCCCTGTCCACCGAGGAGCGCCGCAACTTCGCCAACGACCCCCGCAACCTCCTGACCGTCTCCACCGCCGCCAACCGCGACAAGGGCGACAACGACGCCGCCCGCTGGCTACCACCCAACCCCCTGTTCCGCTGCTCCCTGGTAATCACCCAGGTGGAGGTGAAATCCGCCTACCGCCTGTGGGTAACCGCCCCGGAGCGCGACGCCATGCGCGGGGTACTGACCGACTGCGGGAGCACCCGGGCGGCAACATCGACGTCGAAGCGCCCGGCCTGA